In Sulfitobacter sp. M39, the following proteins share a genomic window:
- a CDS encoding calcium-binding protein, producing MELEHKTTLSPRADMALTGVTDMAVVQSSGGAVLYTTSRFGGGDLLAYRIDAEGGLRFLDSRAIAGDTRAGVTSRLEVVDGALLLTGADNAALTRVALTDDGRFGDVSAVTGGAVPAQLLAVETLDLGGQSYLYGLVRGADSIGSWRMGDDGALTRISGDSGVASEAGLTGLSVGYVGSTPYLLASSARDDAFISFKLDGNGIPREVSRIAAEDGVGIGSPSATAFVGVGEHGFAILAAAGSASLSVAMLGADGALTLTDHVLDTRDTRFDGVHVIETTTHHGRAYVAAAGGDDGVSVFELMHDGRLMHLVSVEDTEGSTLDAVSALNFSVQGDLLHLAVASGAEAGLSIFTVDISDRVTAATGGDQADTLTGGTGGDLLSGGDGADHIAGRAGDDILRDGGGRDLLTGGSGRDLFVLSADGEADTIADFDSAQDSIDLSAWPFLRHGSQLSVSSTNEGAVLSFGEERLVIKTSNGQSLSVDDVQALDLIGQSRFMPDWSLPEEPDTPVAPSEPTPLILVGTPQSDVLEGDAGNDHISGRADGDQLIGGGGNDTVLGEAGADTIYGNGGSDLIEGGAEGDQIWGGIGWDTLRGSDGDDALWGGDGYDALGGGDGNDTLTGNNGADKLYGDGGDDHLIGGLNADTLWGGAGKDRLEGSAGADQLIGGGGNDQLFGNAGADFLQGDSGNDRLAGGINNDTVNGGSGNDTLSGDNGADLLIGGDGDDLIKGNAGHDTLDGGAGDDVLSGGIGADRFIYGAGQDTILSFQNEIDTLSLDSALWGGGSLSMSQLQTFTRRGAEGHIVLDFGSGKTLDILGVENLSVLNGDFESF from the coding sequence ATGGAGCTTGAGCACAAAACCACATTGTCGCCGCGGGCGGATATGGCGCTGACCGGGGTGACGGATATGGCGGTTGTCCAATCCTCTGGCGGGGCGGTGCTGTACACGACCTCGCGCTTTGGTGGCGGTGACTTGCTGGCCTATCGCATTGATGCGGAAGGGGGGCTTCGGTTTCTGGACAGTCGGGCCATCGCCGGGGACACGCGGGCCGGGGTCACCAGCCGGTTGGAGGTTGTAGACGGTGCGCTATTGCTTACGGGGGCGGATAACGCCGCGCTTACCCGCGTTGCATTAACAGATGATGGGCGCTTTGGTGACGTTTCTGCCGTGACCGGTGGTGCCGTGCCTGCCCAATTATTGGCCGTCGAGACGTTGGATTTAGGCGGGCAGAGCTATCTATACGGGCTGGTACGGGGGGCGGATAGCATCGGGTCATGGCGCATGGGCGACGATGGGGCCCTGACGCGCATATCGGGTGACAGTGGGGTCGCGTCGGAGGCGGGTTTGACCGGCCTGAGCGTCGGGTATGTAGGAAGCACGCCGTATCTGCTGGCGTCCTCGGCGCGGGACGACGCATTTATTTCGTTCAAATTGGATGGGAATGGTATCCCGCGAGAAGTCTCGCGTATCGCGGCGGAGGATGGTGTGGGGATCGGCAGTCCAAGCGCGACAGCCTTTGTAGGTGTTGGGGAGCATGGATTTGCGATACTGGCCGCGGCGGGGAGCGCGAGTTTGAGCGTCGCGATGCTGGGGGCAGATGGCGCATTAACCTTAACGGATCACGTCCTCGACACGCGGGACACGCGATTTGACGGGGTGCATGTGATAGAGACCACAACGCATCACGGCCGCGCTTATGTGGCGGCGGCGGGCGGAGATGACGGCGTTTCGGTCTTCGAGCTGATGCACGATGGCCGTTTGATGCATCTGGTGTCGGTCGAAGACACGGAAGGGAGCACGCTCGACGCGGTGTCGGCGCTTAACTTTTCGGTACAAGGAGATTTACTGCATCTCGCCGTCGCCTCAGGCGCCGAAGCGGGGCTGAGCATCTTTACGGTGGATATTTCTGACCGGGTTACGGCGGCAACAGGGGGTGATCAAGCCGACACGCTGACAGGCGGCACGGGGGGCGATTTGCTTTCCGGCGGGGATGGCGCGGACCATATCGCCGGGCGCGCAGGTGATGATATTCTGCGAGACGGCGGCGGCCGTGATCTGCTGACCGGCGGTTCCGGCCGCGATCTTTTTGTCCTTTCCGCCGATGGAGAGGCCGATACGATTGCCGATTTCGACAGCGCGCAAGACAGCATTGATCTGTCGGCCTGGCCGTTCCTGCGGCACGGGTCGCAGCTGTCCGTATCTTCGACCAACGAGGGTGCCGTTCTGTCCTTTGGTGAGGAGCGGTTGGTCATAAAAACGTCTAACGGACAATCCCTTAGTGTTGATGACGTTCAGGCGCTCGACCTAATCGGGCAGTCGCGTTTCATGCCGGATTGGTCGCTGCCAGAGGAGCCCGATACGCCTGTCGCTCCTAGCGAACCGACGCCGCTGATACTGGTCGGCACGCCTCAGTCAGATGTATTGGAAGGGGACGCCGGCAATGATCATATCAGCGGGCGGGCCGACGGCGATCAGCTGATTGGCGGCGGTGGCAACGATACGGTCCTTGGCGAAGCTGGTGCCGATACGATCTATGGGAACGGCGGGAGCGATCTGATTGAGGGTGGGGCCGAGGGGGATCAGATCTGGGGCGGTATCGGCTGGGACACTCTGCGCGGGAGTGATGGGGACGACGCCCTGTGGGGGGGCGATGGCTATGATGCGCTTGGCGGTGGCGATGGGAACGACACGTTAACCGGCAATAATGGCGCGGATAAGTTGTATGGCGACGGTGGTGATGACCATCTGATCGGTGGGCTGAATGCCGATACCCTGTGGGGAGGCGCTGGCAAAGACCGGCTAGAGGGAAGCGCGGGCGCAGATCAACTGATTGGTGGTGGGGGGAATGATCAGCTTTTCGGAAATGCGGGGGCAGATTTTCTGCAGGGGGACAGCGGGAATGACCGTCTTGCCGGGGGGATCAACAACGATACGGTTAACGGTGGGTCCGGAAACGATACGCTGTCGGGCGACAATGGTGCCGACCTCCTGATCGGCGGCGACGGCGATGACCTGATCAAAGGCAATGCTGGGCACGATACGCTTGATGGCGGTGCTGGCGATGATGTGTTGTCTGGTGGGATTGGGGCAGATCGTTTCATCTATGGTGCGGGGCAGGATACGATCCTGAGCTTTCAGAATGAAATTGATACGCTTTCGCTGGATTCGGCCCTCTGGGGTGGGGGAAGCTTATCGATGAGCCAGCTTCAGACGTTCACGCGCAGAGGGGCTGAGGGGCATATCGTACTGGATTTTGGCAGTGGCAAAACATTGGATATTTTGGGTGTTGAAAACCTGTCAGTGCTAAATGGGGACTTTGAAAGCTTTTAG
- a CDS encoding ABC transporter permease — translation MVLATPRIIIALILREIGTSYGRSPGGYIWALAEPVLGIALLTAIFSIGFRTPPLGNNFPIFYATGLLPFLIFVDLSNKISQAINYLKQLLAYPRVTFVDAILGRFILNFLTQLLVGFIVLSGIILLFDTRAAVDISHIMSGLALIAALSLGVGVFNCFMMSMFQVWQRIYGICTRPLLLLSGVIFMYDTVPEPYRGYLWYNPLIHVVGRIRAGFYHGYDATYISPAYVYAVAATLGLFGLLLLRRYHRDILER, via the coding sequence ATGGTGTTGGCGACACCACGCATTATCATCGCATTGATCTTGCGTGAAATCGGGACCAGCTATGGCCGGTCACCGGGGGGCTATATATGGGCCTTGGCTGAACCGGTTCTGGGCATTGCGCTCTTAACCGCTATTTTTTCGATCGGCTTTCGGACACCGCCCCTTGGTAACAATTTTCCGATTTTCTATGCCACGGGCTTATTGCCGTTTCTGATATTCGTTGACCTTAGCAATAAGATTTCCCAGGCAATTAACTATTTAAAACAGCTACTTGCCTACCCCCGTGTGACCTTCGTCGACGCCATTCTGGGAAGATTTATCCTCAATTTTCTCACGCAGCTTCTTGTCGGCTTTATCGTCCTAAGCGGAATTATTTTACTATTCGACACGCGGGCCGCGGTAGATATTTCACACATCATGTCGGGGCTCGCCTTGATCGCCGCGTTGTCCCTAGGTGTAGGGGTGTTCAATTGCTTTATGATGTCAATGTTTCAGGTTTGGCAGCGTATTTACGGGATTTGCACACGACCTCTTTTGCTGCTTTCTGGCGTTATTTTTATGTATGATACGGTACCTGAACCCTACCGCGGCTATCTTTGGTACAACCCTCTGATCCACGTGGTGGGCCGCATCAGGGCCGGCTTTTATCATGGTTACGATGCCACCTATATATCCCCAGCCTATGTCTATGCCGTGGCCGCGACCTTGGGACTTTTTGGTCTTTTGCTTTTACGGCGATATCACCGTGATATTTTAGAGAGATAG
- a CDS encoding sulfotransferase, with protein sequence MTSPLFPETTKFVYCIGAQKAGTTWLYETLRTSNQIHFSRNKELHYFNVIAGKSEQVFNLRINTAKTLAKELAPERGPKNRRSLEILTELSDLLSIYTDEAGRHDAYLSYIARGFSGQPVICDITPAYAILDAKDFAEMRSLGETYFIFILRDPIDRMWSQIRMAVNADTTQIGDFQTACEARAQHLIDSNRLSKLERANYRRTMRELEAVIPMSRIKYVFYEDLFHAHTMRDICAFLGIMPIAPKTDLRSNTGRHAMLPEHLKDRFRAAFAPQYEFILGRFGSATPARWQINSALKVTG encoded by the coding sequence ATGACATCACCCCTGTTCCCCGAAACGACAAAATTTGTATATTGCATTGGGGCGCAAAAAGCTGGAACGACGTGGCTTTACGAAACATTGCGCACCAGCAACCAGATCCATTTTTCGCGCAACAAAGAACTACATTATTTCAACGTGATTGCAGGCAAATCTGAGCAAGTTTTTAACTTACGGATAAACACTGCGAAAACCTTGGCGAAAGAACTGGCCCCAGAACGAGGACCGAAGAATCGGCGAAGCCTCGAAATTTTGACTGAACTAAGTGACCTTTTATCCATCTACACCGACGAGGCGGGACGTCACGACGCCTATTTATCATATATTGCTCGGGGGTTTAGCGGCCAGCCTGTCATCTGCGATATTACACCAGCCTATGCGATACTAGATGCCAAAGATTTCGCGGAAATGAGAAGTCTGGGCGAAACTTATTTCATTTTTATACTGAGGGATCCAATTGATCGGATGTGGTCGCAAATCAGAATGGCGGTAAATGCCGATACAACTCAGATTGGTGACTTCCAAACCGCTTGCGAAGCAAGGGCACAACACCTGATCGATAGCAACCGGTTGAGCAAACTGGAGCGGGCGAATTACCGGCGTACGATGCGCGAACTCGAAGCGGTCATCCCCATGTCCCGCATAAAATACGTATTTTACGAAGATCTCTTTCACGCTCACACAATGCGCGACATCTGCGCATTTTTAGGGATTATGCCAATTGCGCCAAAAACCGACCTTCGCAGCAATACGGGCCGCCACGCCATGCTTCCGGAACATTTAAAAGATAGGTTCCGGGCTGCTTTTGCCCCACAATATGAATTTATTCTGGGACGCTTCGGCTCGGCAACGCCCGCCCGATGGCAAATCAACAGCGCCTTGAAGGTGACCGGATGA
- a CDS encoding ABC transporter ATP-binding protein, whose protein sequence is MIMFRNLTKTFHVRGRRKTVASNINAIFPSGISVGLLGRNGAGKSTLLKIIAGAADPTSGEVTSDGSVSFPVGFAGSFHPDMTGAQNTRFVARIYGTDTAALVSYVADFSELGTHYHLPFRTYSAGMKSRLAFGVSMGLKFDTYLIDEITAVGDARFKQKSRTVFMDRLGQSGAIFVSHSNGMLRELCTAGAVLESGKLNYYSDINDAIAHHEYNMGK, encoded by the coding sequence ATGATCATGTTTCGAAATTTAACAAAAACCTTCCATGTGAGAGGGCGACGAAAAACAGTCGCTTCAAACATTAACGCTATTTTTCCAAGTGGCATCTCTGTTGGGCTGCTAGGCCGGAACGGCGCTGGAAAATCAACACTTCTCAAGATAATCGCCGGTGCAGCGGACCCAACGTCTGGCGAGGTCACCTCCGACGGCAGTGTGTCCTTCCCCGTTGGGTTTGCAGGTTCGTTCCACCCAGACATGACGGGTGCCCAAAACACCCGTTTCGTGGCAAGGATCTATGGCACCGACACGGCGGCGCTGGTCAGCTACGTCGCGGATTTTTCCGAACTCGGGACCCATTATCATCTTCCGTTTCGCACATACTCTGCTGGTATGAAATCACGCTTGGCGTTCGGGGTATCCATGGGGCTAAAGTTCGACACCTATCTAATCGACGAAATCACGGCCGTCGGGGACGCACGATTCAAACAAAAAAGCCGCACCGTTTTTATGGACCGGCTTGGCCAATCAGGCGCTATATTTGTCAGCCATTCGAACGGCATGTTGCGCGAATTATGTACCGCGGGTGCAGTTTTGGAATCCGGAAAACTAAACTATTATTCCGACATTAACGATGCGATAGCACATCATGAATACAACATGGGAAAGTAA
- a CDS encoding capsule biosynthesis protein has translation MNPKTAQTAAPTTHALRKQKKLREREEALQRIEKQRRDKMRAVADRGKRCDMSTQAKILTLPVMAIAPPVPKTRVHLRHRLTFVSFVIVVLGTSLFVSWYLWERAADRYNSVAGFSVHSEDMSSAVELLGGVANLSGSGAADEEVLYQFIQSQHLVAKIDKALNLRQLWSPPAPHSDPVFGYHAPGTIENLTKYWGRMVDVYSNSSTGLIDIEVQAFRAEDAQTIVKHIYAESAQLIHQLSAIAREDATKHANENLARAAQRLRDTRRTLAEFRIKNKIVSPETPLQIQTGLLASLEAEMTETLISLDMLRQTSTPTDPRLKQAQRRREVIADRIAEEHQKLNATQGTTHTAGFADLFGEFESLKVDLEFAEQSYTAAQAAYETAVAEARRKSKYLAAHIPPTLAETAIYPNRPFLLGVTVASCFVLWALLMLVWYALHDRR, from the coding sequence ATGAACCCTAAAACTGCACAAACAGCCGCACCCACGACGCACGCATTGCGCAAACAGAAAAAACTACGGGAGCGTGAAGAAGCGTTGCAACGCATCGAAAAACAGCGTCGCGACAAGATGCGCGCCGTCGCCGATCGGGGAAAGCGGTGTGACATGTCCACGCAAGCCAAAATCCTGACTTTACCAGTTATGGCGATCGCGCCTCCCGTGCCAAAGACACGGGTCCACCTGCGGCATCGGCTTACCTTTGTGAGCTTTGTCATTGTCGTTCTGGGAACGAGCCTCTTTGTATCCTGGTACCTCTGGGAACGCGCCGCAGATCGCTACAACTCTGTCGCCGGATTTTCTGTCCATAGCGAGGATATGAGCTCGGCTGTTGAACTGTTGGGTGGTGTGGCCAATCTTTCGGGTTCAGGGGCGGCGGACGAAGAAGTGCTTTACCAATTCATTCAAAGCCAACATCTGGTTGCGAAAATCGATAAGGCGTTGAATCTTCGACAATTATGGTCGCCTCCTGCACCGCATTCCGATCCGGTGTTCGGTTACCACGCACCCGGAACAATTGAGAATCTAACAAAATACTGGGGCCGCATGGTCGACGTGTATAGCAACAGCAGCACCGGGTTAATCGACATCGAGGTGCAGGCATTCAGGGCCGAAGATGCCCAAACGATAGTCAAACACATCTATGCGGAAAGTGCACAACTCATTCACCAACTATCCGCTATTGCCCGCGAAGATGCCACTAAACATGCGAACGAAAATCTGGCACGTGCCGCGCAGCGCCTCAGAGATACGCGGCGTACCCTTGCAGAGTTTCGGATTAAAAATAAGATAGTTAGCCCTGAAACACCCCTCCAAATTCAAACAGGTCTATTGGCCTCTTTAGAAGCGGAAATGACAGAGACGCTGATCAGCCTAGATATGTTGCGCCAAACCAGCACACCAACCGATCCCCGTCTGAAGCAAGCGCAGAGAAGGCGTGAGGTTATAGCAGACCGTATAGCTGAAGAGCATCAAAAGTTGAATGCTACGCAGGGTACCACGCACACAGCCGGTTTTGCCGATCTGTTTGGAGAGTTTGAAAGCTTAAAAGTAGATTTAGAATTTGCAGAACAATCCTATACAGCCGCGCAAGCTGCCTATGAGACCGCCGTTGCAGAGGCGCGCAGGAAATCAAAATATTTGGCCGCCCATATTCCTCCGACATTGGCAGAGACTGCAATCTATCCAAATCGTCCGTTCCTGTTGGGAGTTACGGTCGCGTCGTGTTTCGTTTTGTGGGCTCTTCTTATGCTGGTTTGGTATGCTCTACATGATCGACGTTAG
- a CDS encoding glycosyltransferase has translation MCEPQIHILMGTKNAGGFLSEQLDSFRGQTHRNWSLWASDDGSTDATWAKLIAFKENTPDHDIHLLKGPQRGVAENYFSMLRNNDLAGQWVALSDQDDVWLPQKLFRAVARLRYHEEISVYSCRSRYVDENMSPLGASQMLGRPCRFGNAIVQNVLRGNTIVIPPIVTDYLRSILHTTESAEIPFHDWWIYQAITAAGFDVIHDEQPGILYRQHDGNLLGSPGRHIGRRVACLTDGTFVKWVDANAAGMYRLVPVMTATARDQLLRFLDWRTQGNTGDRAALTSLDIYRQTHAGDLALHVLARWRRF, from the coding sequence ATGTGTGAACCGCAAATTCACATTTTGATGGGCACAAAGAACGCAGGCGGTTTTTTGTCAGAACAATTGGATTCGTTTCGTGGGCAAACACACCGGAACTGGAGCCTTTGGGCAAGCGACGACGGGTCAACAGATGCCACCTGGGCAAAGCTTATCGCATTTAAGGAAAACACACCGGACCATGATATTCATTTGCTCAAAGGGCCGCAAAGGGGGGTTGCTGAAAACTACTTTAGTATGTTGCGCAACAACGACTTAGCGGGCCAATGGGTGGCGTTATCAGACCAGGATGATGTCTGGCTGCCGCAAAAGCTCTTCCGGGCAGTTGCGCGACTTAGATACCACGAAGAGATATCTGTCTACAGCTGTCGAAGCCGCTACGTGGATGAAAATATGTCGCCATTAGGAGCATCCCAAATGTTGGGGCGTCCGTGTCGTTTCGGGAATGCGATTGTTCAAAACGTCCTGCGGGGGAATACCATTGTGATCCCGCCGATCGTGACTGATTATCTACGTAGCATTTTACATACTACTGAGAGTGCCGAGATTCCTTTTCATGATTGGTGGATATATCAAGCGATCACAGCGGCTGGATTCGACGTGATTCATGATGAGCAACCAGGGATACTTTACAGACAGCATGATGGAAATCTGCTGGGCTCGCCGGGTCGCCATATAGGGCGCAGGGTTGCTTGCCTCACCGATGGGACATTTGTGAAATGGGTGGATGCAAATGCTGCTGGGATGTACCGGTTGGTCCCCGTCATGACAGCGACTGCACGTGATCAGTTGTTAAGGTTTCTGGACTGGCGAACGCAAGGTAATACCGGAGACCGCGCAGCTTTGACATCGTTGGATATTTACAGACAGACACATGCAGGGGACTTGGCCCTTCATGTTCTTGCGCGCTGGAGGCGATTTTAA
- a CDS encoding sulfotransferase family 2 domain-containing protein, which produces MTKIVFLHIPKTAGQSVHSELVKIYGNSRTSPVRVHHQASPEKQFPDGFDLYSGHLDWHRLRYTQDGAFAFTILRDPFERIASFYFYLRNKASSLSDNTLASPEHTGLHKVKNCSPAAYFFEGEPAWQQFIKDHYDNFYCSYLATGKIRGAAEVSHLAPHTLVEQAINGARQLDRIYRVRSLNFLEKDIYSLTGQYPSLVKTRINAGPKSVQQSRWQDLMSLVDEKWARDKLAEFASSDIAFLDRLNDEGLLI; this is translated from the coding sequence GTGACAAAGATCGTGTTTTTACATATCCCCAAGACCGCAGGCCAATCTGTTCACTCTGAGCTCGTCAAAATTTACGGCAATTCCCGAACCTCTCCTGTCCGCGTGCATCATCAGGCTTCTCCCGAGAAACAATTCCCCGATGGATTCGACCTCTACTCGGGCCATCTGGATTGGCACCGACTCCGCTATACCCAGGATGGTGCCTTTGCCTTTACGATACTGCGCGACCCCTTCGAAAGAATCGCTTCCTTCTATTTTTACCTGCGGAATAAAGCCTCCAGTCTCAGCGACAACACGCTCGCATCGCCAGAACATACTGGACTGCATAAGGTGAAAAATTGCTCGCCCGCCGCATACTTTTTCGAAGGGGAGCCCGCGTGGCAACAGTTTATCAAGGATCACTATGATAACTTTTACTGTAGTTATCTAGCCACGGGCAAAATCCGCGGCGCAGCTGAGGTCAGCCACCTTGCGCCACACACGCTTGTTGAACAGGCGATAAATGGTGCGCGCCAACTTGACAGGATATATCGTGTGAGAAGTCTGAATTTTCTAGAGAAAGACATCTACTCTTTGACGGGGCAGTATCCTTCCCTCGTAAAGACACGCATAAATGCTGGCCCCAAAAGCGTCCAACAAAGTCGGTGGCAAGATCTTATGTCTCTTGTCGACGAAAAATGGGCGCGAGATAAATTGGCCGAATTCGCCTCGTCCGACATCGCCTTTCTCGATCGATTAAACGACGAAGGCTTGTTGATCTGA
- a CDS encoding CatB-related O-acetyltransferase, whose amino-acid sequence MSQIPVSLKALRGNGIEVLNRGATTVNLPKHTVLEAPGSLKWTQYEHSLEMGAFSYQVSGYSFGARIGRYCSFGESVQIGRQNHPMDWASTSPAFYLGDKIFDLGDSFEVAEHYHNYRITHSRPPTHVKITTIGNDVWIGHGAYIAAGVTIGDGAVVAAHTVVTRDVAPYSVVAGNPAVIKRMRLPPSFITLMLKCRWWQFAPWQMDHLDPSDVLEFCKGVNSMLQHVTPYAPERIDLRSGGAQ is encoded by the coding sequence ATGAGCCAGATCCCTGTTTCTCTGAAGGCTTTGCGAGGTAATGGCATAGAAGTGCTGAACCGGGGTGCCACGACGGTCAATTTGCCTAAGCACACAGTACTGGAAGCCCCGGGAAGCCTAAAATGGACCCAATATGAACACTCCCTGGAAATGGGGGCATTCTCGTATCAAGTTTCAGGCTACAGCTTTGGTGCACGTATAGGCCGATATTGCTCTTTTGGCGAATCTGTTCAAATAGGTCGTCAAAATCACCCGATGGACTGGGCATCAACAAGTCCGGCCTTTTATCTCGGGGACAAAATATTTGATCTTGGTGACAGCTTTGAGGTGGCAGAACACTATCATAATTACAGGATCACCCACAGCAGACCCCCGACACACGTAAAAATCACTACAATTGGAAATGATGTTTGGATCGGTCACGGGGCATATATCGCAGCTGGTGTAACCATTGGCGATGGTGCCGTTGTCGCGGCGCACACTGTCGTAACCCGTGACGTCGCCCCTTATTCTGTTGTTGCTGGAAACCCTGCAGTCATAAAAAGAATGCGCCTTCCCCCAAGCTTCATCACCCTCATGTTAAAGTGTCGCTGGTGGCAGTTCGCGCCGTGGCAAATGGACCACCTTGATCCCTCGGATGTGCTGGAATTTTGTAAAGGCGTGAACAGCATGCTGCAGCATGTCACCCCCTACGCGCCAGAGCGAATTGATCTTCGATCTGGGGGTGCTCAGTGA